Proteins encoded together in one Deinococcus hopiensis KR-140 window:
- the ftsZ gene encoding cell division protein FtsZ has product MQAARIRVIGLGGAGNNAVNRMIESGLEGVEFVAGNTDAQVLAKSHAEVRIQLGDRLTRGLGAGADPEVGEKAALEDRERIKEYLDGTDMLFITAGMGGGTGTGSAPVVAEIAREMGILTVAIVTRPFKFEGPKRQRVAEEGIARLTERVDGMIVVNNEKLLTAVDKKVSFREAFLIADRVLYYGVKGISDVINVEGMINLDFADVRNMLSNSGTVLMGIGAGRGEKVAEEAAMSAIHSPLLERGIDGARRILINVTGSYDLSMTDANEIVEKIRDATGFEDPDILFGITPDEAAGDEVRVTVIATGFGDPAFPTGLGVGKAGSRGSSLDTIVRPVRGQGGSSYDPKDYDIPAFLRSGGRD; this is encoded by the coding sequence ATGCAAGCGGCCAGAATTCGCGTGATTGGCTTGGGCGGGGCGGGCAACAACGCCGTGAACCGCATGATCGAATCGGGACTCGAGGGCGTCGAATTCGTCGCCGGAAACACCGACGCGCAGGTGCTCGCCAAGAGCCACGCGGAGGTCCGCATTCAGCTCGGCGACCGCCTGACGCGCGGCCTCGGGGCAGGAGCTGACCCAGAAGTGGGCGAGAAGGCGGCGCTCGAAGACCGCGAGCGCATCAAGGAATACCTCGACGGCACCGATATGCTGTTTATCACCGCCGGAATGGGCGGCGGCACCGGCACCGGCTCTGCCCCCGTGGTGGCCGAGATCGCACGCGAGATGGGCATCCTCACGGTGGCCATCGTTACGCGGCCCTTCAAGTTTGAGGGGCCCAAGCGCCAGCGCGTGGCCGAGGAGGGCATTGCCCGCCTCACCGAGCGCGTGGACGGCATGATCGTGGTGAACAACGAGAAGCTGCTCACGGCGGTGGACAAGAAGGTTTCCTTCCGTGAAGCGTTTCTCATCGCGGACCGCGTGCTGTACTACGGCGTCAAGGGCATCAGCGACGTGATCAACGTCGAGGGCATGATCAACCTCGACTTTGCCGATGTGCGCAACATGCTGTCGAACTCGGGTACCGTGCTGATGGGCATCGGAGCCGGGCGCGGCGAGAAGGTGGCCGAGGAAGCCGCCATGAGCGCGATCCACTCGCCACTGCTCGAGCGCGGCATCGACGGCGCGCGGCGCATCCTGATCAACGTCACGGGCAGCTATGACCTGTCCATGACCGACGCCAACGAGATCGTGGAGAAAATCCGCGACGCCACCGGTTTCGAGGACCCCGACATTCTCTTCGGCATCACGCCGGACGAGGCCGCGGGCGACGAGGTGCGCGTGACCGTGATTGCCACCGGTTTTGGTGACCCGGCCTTCCCCACCGGCTTGGGCGTGGGCAAGGCGGGCAGCCGGGGCAGCAGCCTGGACACCATCGTTCGCCCGGTGCGCGGCCAGGGTGGCAGCAGCTACGATCCCAAGGACTACGACATTCCGGCGTTTCTGCGCAGTGGTGGGCGCGACTGA
- a CDS encoding insulinase family protein yields MTATSPSTALPTVGTRLGRYTVERLEPLPEMQGTLVLLRHELGARHAHVQRDDDNLAFGVTFPTVPKDSTGVAHILEHVALMGSTRYPVPDPFFAMIPRSLNTFMNAMTASDWTTYPFSTRNEQDYFNLLGVYLDATFFPLLRYESFRQDGHRFEFETPDDPTTTLKLQGVVYNEMKGAMASPGSVMWRAFGAALYPDLTYANNSGGSPENIPNLSYEDLRAFHAAHYHPSNAFFYTYGDQDLTRVLDEIETQVMSKFGPQALDVTIPDQPNFTEARRVEVPYPGTDVERGAQVSVGWKLGHTTDPDQNLRWNVLSDVLLGNPAAPLTRPLIESGLGSALADLTGYHDSFREGAFAVGLKGLGAGRADEVEALVLNTLRQIASEGIGPALIESTLHQFEIAQREVSNSGYPYGLKTMFRLLGPWLYGGDPVTGLRLEAELERLRADLAAGRVFERMIEERLLSNPHRVTLVLTPDPELVAQTEQAEQELVQRLSADFTEEDRARIVAESLRLKELQAQEGNPDLLPTLTLADVPPAVSRVPYTTEEEGRTLVGRVALPTGGLTYLDVQVRLPEVPEDLLDTLPLYAYAVTRSGAAGQDYVELARRIEAVTGGVSASVGVGGRPDDLDTLRLSMTFSGKALARNGVALVEVLRDLIAAPEFTRERLEQLLKQRLAGVKASVVSSGNAYAERLAAAQVSPAGYVEEHFSGLTALNTLKGIVEEAGLDALLERFTRVRELLLRGQPLLCLTATPEDLGLRLTPITHGFTGGAAVGHPAPRTLPAQPQARTTDSPVAFNAVAFRTVPYTHPDSPALLVLSRLLRSEYLLKEIREKGGAYGGGAAFDARGGVFSLSSYRDPNIARTYEVFRNARQFLDGQLGEREVTEAILSASKALDPLTSPDTAGRLRFYGDQAGYTPEVQEAYKARLLKVSLDDLKRVTDTWLTSERAGYALVAGRDPNAETEALGLKFDVQTI; encoded by the coding sequence ATGACCGCCACATCACCTTCTACCGCCCTGCCCACCGTCGGCACGCGGCTGGGCCGCTATACCGTCGAGCGTTTGGAGCCCCTGCCCGAGATGCAGGGTACCCTCGTGCTGCTGCGCCACGAACTCGGCGCACGGCACGCACACGTTCAGCGCGACGACGACAACCTCGCTTTCGGCGTGACCTTTCCCACGGTTCCGAAGGATTCCACGGGCGTAGCGCACATCCTGGAGCATGTCGCCCTGATGGGCAGCACGCGCTACCCGGTGCCAGACCCCTTCTTCGCCATGATTCCGCGTTCGCTGAACACCTTCATGAACGCGATGACGGCGAGCGACTGGACCACCTACCCCTTTTCCACCCGCAACGAGCAGGATTACTTCAACCTGCTCGGGGTGTACCTCGATGCCACCTTTTTCCCCCTGCTGCGTTATGAGAGCTTCCGGCAAGACGGCCACCGCTTCGAGTTCGAGACGCCGGACGATCCCACCACCACGCTGAAACTCCAGGGTGTGGTCTACAACGAGATGAAGGGCGCGATGGCCTCGCCCGGCTCGGTGATGTGGCGTGCGTTTGGAGCGGCGCTGTATCCGGACCTCACCTATGCCAACAATTCCGGCGGCTCGCCCGAAAACATTCCCAACCTGAGCTACGAGGACCTGCGCGCTTTCCACGCCGCGCACTACCACCCCAGCAACGCGTTTTTCTACACCTACGGCGATCAGGATCTGACGCGCGTGCTGGACGAAATCGAGACGCAGGTCATGAGTAAGTTCGGTCCGCAGGCGCTGGACGTGACCATTCCCGATCAGCCCAACTTCACGGAGGCACGCCGGGTGGAGGTCCCGTACCCCGGTACCGACGTGGAGCGGGGCGCGCAGGTCAGCGTGGGCTGGAAGCTGGGGCACACCACCGATCCCGACCAGAATCTGCGCTGGAACGTGCTCTCGGACGTTCTGCTGGGCAACCCCGCCGCACCGCTGACCCGTCCACTCATCGAGTCGGGGCTGGGCAGTGCGCTGGCGGACCTGACGGGCTACCACGACAGCTTCCGCGAGGGAGCCTTTGCCGTGGGCCTCAAGGGACTGGGCGCCGGGAGGGCCGACGAAGTGGAGGCGCTGGTCCTGAACACGCTGCGTCAAATCGCGTCTGAGGGCATCGGGCCCGCCCTGATCGAGAGCACCCTGCACCAGTTCGAGATCGCGCAGCGCGAGGTGTCCAACAGCGGCTACCCCTACGGCCTCAAAACCATGTTCCGCCTGCTGGGGCCGTGGCTGTACGGCGGCGATCCAGTCACGGGTCTGCGCCTGGAGGCCGAGCTGGAGAGGCTGCGCGCAGACCTGGCGGCAGGACGTGTGTTCGAGCGCATGATTGAGGAGAGGCTGCTGAGCAACCCCCACCGCGTCACCCTCGTCCTGACGCCCGATCCCGAACTCGTGGCGCAGACCGAGCAGGCCGAGCAGGAGTTGGTGCAGCGGCTGAGCGCCGACTTTACGGAAGAAGACCGCGCCCGCATCGTGGCCGAAAGCCTACGCCTCAAGGAACTCCAGGCCCAGGAGGGCAACCCCGACCTGCTGCCCACCCTGACGCTGGCAGACGTGCCGCCCGCTGTGTCCCGGGTGCCGTACACCACCGAGGAAGAAGGCCGCACGCTGGTGGGCCGCGTGGCCCTGCCGACTGGCGGCCTGACCTACCTCGACGTGCAGGTGCGTCTGCCAGAGGTGCCCGAAGACCTGCTGGACACCCTGCCTCTGTACGCCTACGCCGTGACCCGCAGCGGGGCCGCCGGGCAGGACTACGTGGAGTTGGCCCGCCGGATCGAGGCGGTGACGGGCGGCGTCAGCGCCAGTGTGGGCGTTGGCGGACGGCCCGACGATCTGGATACCCTGCGCCTGTCCATGACCTTCAGCGGTAAGGCGCTGGCCCGCAACGGCGTGGCGCTGGTGGAAGTGCTGCGCGACCTGATCGCTGCTCCCGAATTTACCCGCGAGCGGTTGGAGCAGCTGCTCAAGCAGCGCCTGGCGGGTGTGAAGGCGAGTGTGGTCAGTTCTGGCAATGCCTATGCCGAGCGCCTCGCCGCCGCGCAGGTCAGCCCTGCCGGATACGTGGAGGAACACTTCAGTGGCCTCACCGCTCTGAACACCCTCAAGGGAATAGTGGAGGAGGCTGGGCTCGACGCCCTCTTGGAGCGCTTTACCCGCGTGCGCGAGTTGCTGCTGCGCGGTCAGCCCCTGCTGTGCCTGACGGCCACGCCGGAGGACCTGGGCCTCCGTCTCACGCCCATCACTCACGGGTTCACAGGTGGCGCCGCCGTCGGTCATCCCGCGCCGCGTACCCTGCCCGCCCAGCCGCAGGCGCGTACCACCGACTCGCCCGTGGCTTTCAACGCCGTCGCTTTCCGCACCGTGCCGTACACCCACCCCGACAGCCCGGCGCTGCTCGTGCTGTCGCGCCTGCTGCGAAGCGAGTACCTCCTCAAGGAAATCCGCGAGAAGGGCGGTGCGTATGGCGGTGGAGCGGCCTTCGACGCGCGGGGAGGCGTCTTTTCGCTTTCCTCCTACCGAGACCCCAACATCGCCCGCACCTACGAGGTGTTCCGGAATGCCCGCCAGTTCCTCGACGGGCAGCTGGGCGAGCGTGAAGTGACCGAGGCGATTCTGAGCGCGAGCAAGGCGCTCGATCCCCTCACCAGCCCCGATACAGCGGGCCGGCTGCGCTTCTACGGTGATCAGGCCGGGTACACGCCTGAGGTGCAGGAGGCGTACAAGGCCCGGCTGCTGAAGGTGTCCCTGGACGACCTGAAGCGCGTGACTGACACATGGCTCACGTCCGAGCGGGCCGGATATGCCCTCGTTGCGGGCCGCGATCCCAATGCCGAGACGGAGGCGCTGGGCCTGAAATTCGACGTCCAGACAATCTGA
- the pfkA gene encoding 6-phosphofructokinase translates to MTDLLHPADHANPAAIKRLAVLTSGGDAPGMNAAIRAVVRTATHHDIEIVGVRRGFSGLHRGDMRIIGPRDVANTIQRGGTILLTARSHTWRTPEGRAKGAANLREWGVDGLIVIGGDGSFHGGYFLQEEHGVPVIGIPGTIDNDLYGTDHTIGYFTAVETALDAVDKLRDTGASHERIFVIEVMGRHAGHIALEVAVAGGAEEVFIPEDPKPVDGVVQIVKDSVAKGKASSIIIVAEGYPGGATGVSDAIEKGTGLETRVSILGHIQRGGSPVSSDRVLASRLGEAAVYALMDGKKGVMVGRENGQIVHTPLHETWEKSKDVSRDLYRCAKMLSV, encoded by the coding sequence GTGACCGATCTTCTCCATCCCGCTGACCACGCCAACCCCGCCGCCATCAAGCGCCTCGCCGTCCTGACGAGCGGAGGCGACGCACCGGGCATGAACGCCGCCATTCGCGCCGTCGTCCGCACCGCCACCCACCACGACATCGAAATCGTGGGCGTGCGCCGGGGCTTTTCTGGGCTGCACCGGGGCGACATGCGCATCATCGGCCCGAGGGACGTGGCGAACACCATTCAGCGCGGCGGCACCATCTTGCTCACCGCCCGCTCGCACACCTGGCGTACCCCCGAGGGCCGCGCGAAGGGAGCCGCCAACCTGCGCGAGTGGGGCGTGGACGGCCTGATCGTGATCGGTGGCGACGGCTCCTTCCACGGCGGCTACTTCCTGCAAGAAGAGCACGGTGTGCCCGTGATCGGCATTCCCGGCACCATCGACAATGACCTCTACGGCACGGACCACACCATCGGTTACTTTACGGCGGTGGAAACGGCCCTCGACGCCGTGGACAAGCTGCGCGACACCGGAGCCTCACACGAGCGCATCTTCGTGATCGAGGTGATGGGCCGCCACGCCGGGCACATCGCGCTGGAAGTGGCCGTGGCGGGCGGCGCCGAGGAGGTCTTTATCCCTGAAGACCCGAAGCCCGTAGACGGTGTGGTGCAGATCGTGAAAGACAGCGTTGCCAAGGGCAAGGCCAGCTCCATCATCATCGTGGCGGAGGGGTATCCCGGTGGGGCCACAGGCGTCAGCGACGCCATCGAGAAGGGCACAGGCTTAGAAACCCGCGTTTCGATCCTGGGTCACATCCAGCGCGGTGGTTCGCCCGTCAGCAGTGACCGCGTGCTCGCCAGCCGTCTCGGCGAGGCGGCCGTCTACGCCCTGATGGACGGCAAAAAGGGCGTGATGGTCGGCCGTGAGAACGGGCAGATCGTCCACACACCCCTGCACGAAACCTGGGAAAAGAGCAAGGACGTAAGCCGCGATCTCTACCGCTGCGCGAAGATGCTCAGCGTGTGA
- a CDS encoding 23S rRNA (pseudouridine(1915)-N(3))-methyltransferase RlmH, which produces MRLHLITVGEPRLAYARAGWDEYEKRLRRYHKLQVTRVGGKNQAQESETVARVAGRAPLILLDPRGRQFTSEGLSAYLDAQAVGGTGELAFAIGGPEGHTATLRAGAHKLWSLGELTLPHDLAMIVLLEALYRAATISAGEPYHRG; this is translated from the coding sequence ATGCGCCTGCACCTGATCACCGTCGGCGAACCCCGCCTCGCCTACGCGCGGGCAGGCTGGGACGAGTACGAGAAACGCCTGCGCCGTTACCACAAGTTGCAGGTCACCCGTGTGGGCGGCAAAAACCAGGCCCAGGAATCCGAGACGGTGGCGAGGGTGGCGGGGCGCGCGCCGCTGATTCTGCTGGACCCGCGCGGAAGGCAATTCACCAGCGAAGGTCTCAGCGCTTATCTGGACGCGCAGGCGGTGGGCGGTACGGGCGAACTGGCCTTTGCCATCGGCGGGCCAGAGGGCCACACGGCGACGCTGCGCGCCGGAGCCCACAAACTCTGGAGCCTGGGCGAGCTGACCCTGCCCCATGACCTCGCCATGATCGTGCTGCTCGAAGCGCTGTACCGCGCGGCGACGATCAGCGCGGGCGAACCGTACCACCGGGGATAG
- the rsmI gene encoding 16S rRNA (cytidine(1402)-2'-O)-methyltransferase: MTSEPAAPHVWLVPTPVGNLGDITVRAVEVLRGCGAVACEDTRRTGALLTHLGISKPLVRLDAHTMHRAAQVLEQHPRLAYVSDAGTPGISDPGAELVQAAVAADVPVEVLPGATAFVPALVLSGLPNARFTFEGFLPRSGRARKERLAAIAARSETTVLYESPHRLGDTLSDLAAACGEGRAASVTRELSKRFEETRRGPLSELAIHFARGVRGEIVVVVAGREAGQTLAGEEVPDHPALARTWAGEGRSAREIRELLIAQGLRKNDAYALALQVTQTR, encoded by the coding sequence ATGACCTCAGAGCCCGCCGCCCCTCACGTCTGGCTGGTGCCCACGCCCGTGGGCAATCTGGGCGACATCACTGTGCGGGCCGTGGAAGTGCTGCGCGGTTGCGGCGCGGTGGCGTGCGAGGACACCCGGCGCACCGGGGCGCTGCTGACCCACCTGGGGATCAGCAAACCGCTTGTGCGCCTGGACGCACACACCATGCACCGCGCCGCGCAGGTGCTGGAGCAGCACCCCCGCCTCGCCTACGTCAGCGACGCTGGCACGCCGGGCATCAGCGATCCGGGGGCGGAACTGGTGCAGGCCGCGGTAGCAGCCGACGTTCCCGTGGAGGTCTTGCCCGGCGCAACGGCCTTCGTGCCAGCGCTGGTCTTGTCTGGACTTCCCAATGCCCGCTTTACCTTTGAGGGTTTTTTGCCCCGTTCGGGGAGAGCGCGCAAGGAGCGCCTCGCGGCCATCGCCGCCCGCTCCGAGACCACGGTGCTGTACGAGAGCCCGCACCGTCTGGGAGATACCCTCTCGGACCTCGCCGCCGCCTGCGGGGAAGGGCGAGCGGCCAGCGTGACGCGCGAACTGTCCAAGCGCTTCGAGGAAACGCGGCGCGGTCCCCTCTCCGAACTTGCCATCCACTTCGCGCGAGGGGTGCGCGGCGAGATCGTGGTGGTGGTGGCCGGCCGCGAGGCGGGGCAGACGCTGGCGGGCGAGGAAGTGCCCGACCATCCTGCGCTGGCCCGCACATGGGCCGGGGAGGGCCGCAGTGCCCGCGAGATCCGGGAATTGCTGATCGCGCAGGGTTTGCGTAAGAATGACGCTTATGCGCTGGCCCTTCAGGTCACGCAGACCCGCTGA
- a CDS encoding RNA-binding S4 domain-containing protein encodes MTGPIRPAPQKATPEERDTIDLQDFLKLRGMVDTGGEAKFRVQGGEVRVNGEIETRRRKKLRRGDVVEYAGQRVRVEW; translated from the coding sequence ATGACTGGTCCCATCCGCCCCGCTCCCCAGAAGGCCACCCCCGAGGAACGCGACACCATCGACTTGCAGGACTTCCTGAAATTGCGCGGCATGGTGGACACCGGCGGCGAGGCCAAGTTCCGCGTGCAGGGCGGCGAGGTGCGGGTCAACGGGGAGATCGAGACGCGGCGGCGCAAGAAACTGCGCCGGGGGGACGTGGTGGAATACGCGGGGCAGCGCGTGCGGGTGGAATGGTGA
- a CDS encoding DUF1684 domain-containing protein, with product MVTPEEEAALLDFRRRKDAHFAAGRGPLEGEALRHFRGLSYYPPAADWAFVVPVAPGDGTEVTLGTNTGETRVMALFGRATLDLPGGAQTLSLYAPLGEERPERVFVPFRDATSSNETYGAGRYLDAPLLGPPQDPAVRLDFNLAYHPYCAYGERWTCPLPPRENTLAVAVRAGERLAAGA from the coding sequence ATGGTGACCCCGGAGGAAGAAGCCGCCCTGCTTGACTTCCGGCGGCGCAAGGACGCCCATTTCGCGGCCGGGCGCGGACCCCTGGAGGGAGAAGCCCTCCGTCATTTCCGGGGCCTGAGCTACTACCCCCCGGCCGCCGACTGGGCGTTCGTGGTGCCCGTGGCGCCCGGCGACGGAACCGAGGTAACGCTGGGGACGAACACCGGCGAGACGCGCGTGATGGCCCTCTTCGGCCGCGCGACGCTGGACCTGCCCGGCGGAGCGCAGACGCTGAGCCTGTATGCCCCCCTGGGAGAAGAGCGCCCGGAGCGCGTCTTCGTGCCCTTCCGGGACGCGACGAGCAGCAACGAGACGTATGGCGCTGGGAGGTATCTGGACGCGCCTCTCCTCGGCCCGCCCCAGGACCCGGCCGTCCGACTGGACTTCAACCTCGCCTACCATCCCTATTGCGCCTACGGGGAGCGCTGGACCTGTCCACTGCCCCCGCGCGAGAACACCCTGGCGGTGGCGGTGCGGGCCGGCGAGCGGCTGGCGGCTGGCGCGTAG
- a CDS encoding Ig domain-containing protein, with protein sequence MRPRLSSQALLACTALLVSCGSATTSSSSAGTGTTSSRDPLTFTPSSLPVGYVGEAYKVDIGVTGGAGPYGIRLVSGTLPPGVGLQSRQVSGTPTKTGTYTFTLEASDANLSSKAQAYTVNVNELPPLSLKPQLPPGGDLRGETRVPLNITAPRAVRAARVVWELPEGVAVTRIQLADAGGVLFWKQVGKTLTLDLGFKAVPRSGARVALIALKPQKAVTLDTTKLAVEARNGEGQLLTDAIKPAPQKTETPKAEAPKAAAPAVSAAQAAGAGSAAPASMTQTPASTQAPPASSTPATSGTPPTNTTAPAAPGGKP encoded by the coding sequence ATGCGACCCAGGCTTTCCAGCCAGGCCCTGCTGGCATGCACGGCGCTGCTCGTCTCGTGTGGCAGCGCCACGACTTCCTCGTCCTCGGCGGGGACGGGCACCACGTCTTCCCGCGATCCCCTGACCTTTACGCCGTCCTCGCTGCCCGTCGGGTATGTGGGCGAAGCCTACAAGGTGGACATCGGCGTGACGGGCGGTGCGGGCCCCTACGGCATCCGCCTGGTTTCCGGCACCCTGCCCCCGGGCGTCGGCCTTCAAAGCAGGCAGGTGAGCGGCACGCCCACCAAGACGGGCACCTACACCTTCACGCTGGAGGCGTCAGACGCCAACCTCAGCAGCAAGGCGCAGGCGTACACCGTCAACGTCAACGAGCTGCCGCCGCTGAGCCTCAAACCGCAACTGCCGCCCGGCGGCGACCTGCGAGGCGAGACGCGCGTGCCCCTGAACATCACCGCGCCCCGGGCCGTGCGGGCCGCGCGGGTGGTGTGGGAACTGCCCGAGGGGGTGGCCGTCACCCGCATCCAGCTCGCCGACGCGGGCGGCGTGCTGTTCTGGAAGCAGGTGGGCAAGACGCTCACCCTGGACCTGGGCTTCAAGGCTGTGCCGCGCTCGGGCGCACGGGTGGCCCTGATCGCCCTCAAACCCCAGAAGGCCGTGACTCTGGATACGACCAAGCTGGCGGTCGAGGCCCGCAACGGCGAGGGCCAGCTGCTGACCGACGCGATCAAGCCGGCGCCCCAGAAAACCGAGACTCCCAAGGCTGAGGCCCCGAAAGCAGCTGCCCCCGCCGTCTCAGCGGCGCAAGCGGCCGGAGCGGGAAGCGCAGCGCCGGCTTCCATGACCCAGACCCCCGCCAGCACGCAGGCGCCACCCGCCTCCAGTACTCCAGCCACATCGGGCACACCGCCCACCAACACCACGGCGCCCGCCGCGCCGGGAGGAAAACCGTGA